The Drechmeria coniospora strain ARSEF 6962 chromosome 02, whole genome shotgun sequence genome has a segment encoding these proteins:
- a CDS encoding nucleoporin nsp1, whose product MVTFSLPPEDGADGAGSTPRRQTPLPFAKRNYTASPYTGNAGRWNGTPHASSLKRLMPRDDVPSSSLSGGGAATSRNIFRSSNFQESATKHFAPKLPTGTMKKVFAPGATPEPSRFHDDSAFQATPRAAAAKVADKELFELRIASPPTDLTGQVLADKVPKDWDGKGSIYADQYLAHLCPPGLDEEQRRQYFCILDLRRLKYAANEIFASKTWKLNMINFAKEFEKSRSIILLRYGLYEFQTVKPSRDVLKKWRRQHGLPDPEEDEVEQSPSKKATTKKRKADDDMTRDSAAANGSGAKGKRRATHRDEEGDEDDEAPAVSTPASSKNKRKAGASDEQPAKMAKSTPSSAKALFEKIANKPTSAPAPAPAPAPALAFPAASKSGHLTAHKPGSHSLARSVFANLKSQSLQVPRATPAGGNIFGYLSDASSAKNSGVDADAESESETGSDGDESPDAGQSDEPSVAAETASRAGSVLFQEKPAPTGGFGAASADSREGTPARSLFERVTTGSDGQPLRVEEEGGEFPPGKAAAAADQTWNPSKTPIKFAPSAPPAQKSLLFGNQPSVLGGAVFAPKSAPSNIFGAAKEGLPSAEQAPPVAGGNDGGKDGGESDKENESQPSKKSLLEPKAPAASSTVASSLFAPKPAEAEAGKKPAEAPTASPSLLGAAAKPDSTPETATASSSLFGTSSQTPSAAPAAPAVPSSLFGQQKPAPSEKPAESEAPKASPLFGGQSTTSALGGAGAATSLFGAKPATAAVTGLGGAGPTSSLFGNASTAFGSNSTGLAAAGAAPPASAEAPAKPLFSFGSAPAAGDASSTQKAVGPPSGMTSNLFGGSPMKQDEPSPAKKPAMGSGSAGSSAPLFSFSSLQAPGAGPASTQGPAGATPATASSPALSGMAFGGAAGSSSNAAPGGFNFSFGGGSAGASSGGATSAFHNPFASNAAGASGASTGAPFNFAASSSSPAPFSFGGAAANPPAAAPSAGAVFGAGSSTAVFTGAPSSGGPPSFNFVGAPSQPPQAPGSVFGSNQAALQLPAGGSSTTGTNSPLNLGGGSSLATTPAALTPEPADGDGEEGEKHEQINLTDGLDADEEVLHEVRAKVLQFVPPSDKSDKDEESDKDKDKDKDKAKSKSPWSTKGIGNLRLLKHKESGVVRLLLRTEPRGHVAFNRALLPNRPYKADAKYVKLMTSNEKGDGLETWMVQVKTNELAKELAKALEENKEANKEANK is encoded by the exons atggtcACCTTCTCCCTGCCGCCCGAGGACGGGGCCGACGGGGCCGGCAGCACGCCGAGGCGCCAGACGCCGTTGCCATTTGCGAAGCGAAACTATACCGCTTCTCCCTACACCGGCAACGCCGGCCGATGGAACGGAACGCCTCACGCCTCGTCGCTCAAGCGTTTGATGCCACGCGACGACGTCCCTTCGAGCAGCCtaagcggcggcggtgcagcCACGTCGCGGAACATTTTCCGGTCGTCCAACTTTCAAGAGAGCGCGACCAAGCACTTTGCCCCGAAGCTACCCACGGGTACCATGAAGAAGGTGTTCGCTCCCGGGGCCACGCCCGAGCCGTCGCGGTTCCACGACGACTCAGCCTTTCAAGCGACGccgcgcgccgccgccgccaaggtcgcCGACAAGGAGCTCTTCGAACTGCGCATCGCCTCCCCCCCCACCGACTTGACCGGTCAAGTGTTGGCCGACAAGGTTCCCAAGGACTGGGACGGCAAGGGCTCCATCTACGCGGACCAGTACCTCGCCCATCTTTGCCcccccggcctcgacgaggagcagcgaCGGCAGTACTTTTGCATCCTCGATCTTCGGCGGCTCAAGTACGCGGCCAACGAAATCTTCGCCAGCAAGACGTGGAAGCTGAACATGATCAACTTTGCCAAGGAGTTCGAGAAGAGCCGCAGCATCATACTCCTGCGCTACGGCCTGTACGAATTTCAAACCGTCAAGCCGTCGAGGGACGTGCTCAAGAAATGGCGGCGCCAGCACGGTCTTCCCGACCCCGAAGAagacgaggtcgagcagAGCCCGTCcaagaaggcgacgacgaagaagcgcaaggccgacgatgacatGACGAGagattccgccgccgccaacggctCGGGCGCCAAGGGCAAGCGCAGGGCCACCCATCGAGACGAGGAAggggacgaagacgacgaggcgccTGCCGTCTCGACTCCTGCGTCGAGCAAGAACAAGAGAAAGGCCGGCGCGAGCGACGAACAGCCGGCCAAGATGGCCAAGTCcactccgtcgtcggccaaggcgctGTTCGAGAAGATTGCCAACAAGCCCACgtcggccccggccccggccccggccccggccccggcgCTCGCCTTCCCCGCCGCCTCCAAGTCGGGTCACTTGACGGCGCACAAGCCCGGGTCTCACAGCCTTGCCCGCTCCGTCTTTGCGAACCTCAAATCGCAGAGCCTTCAGGTCCCTCGGGCCACGCCAGCCGGAGGCAACATCTTTGGCTACCTGTCGGATGCGAGCTCGGCCAAGAACagcggcgtcgatgccgatgccgagagcgagagcgaaaCCGGATCCGACGGAGATGAGAgccccgacgccggccagaGTGACGAGCCGAGCGTCGCTGCCGAAACCGCCTCCCGGGCCGGATCCGTTCTCTTCCAGGAGAAGCCTGCCCCCACGGGAGGTTTCGGCGCCGCCAGCGCCGATAGCAGAGAGGGCACGCCGGCACGCAGCCTCTTCGAGCGCGTGACAACGGGCAGCGATGGTCAGCCGCTTCgtgtcgaggaagagggcggcgAATTCCCACCCGGcaaggctgccgccgccgccgatcaGACGTGGAACCCGAGCAAGACTCCCATCAAGTttgcgccgtcggcacctcCGGCCCAGAAGAGTTTGCTGTTCGGCAACCAACCGTCCGTTCTCGGAGGTGCCGTCTTCGCGCCCAAGAGCGCACCGTCCAACATTttcggcgccgccaaggaAGGCCTCCCCTCGGCAGAGCAAGCGCCCCCGGTGGCCGGTGGGAACGACGGGGGCAAGGATGGCGGCGAATCGGACAAGGAGAACGAGTCGCAGCCCTCCAAGAAGTCTCTGCTCGAACCCAAGGCCcccgcggcgtcgtcgaccgtcgCTTCGTCGCTCTtcgcgccgaagccggccgaagccgaagcagGCAagaagccggccgaggctcCAACGGCTTCCCCcagcctcctcggcgccgccgcgaaGCCTGATTCTACGCCCGAGACGGCCACGGCAAGCAGCAGCTTGTTCGGCACGTCGAGCcagacgccgtcggcggcccctGCGGCACCCGCCGTGCCGTCTTCCCTGTTCGGACAACAaaagccggcgccgtcggagaAGCCTGCCGAGTCCGAGGCGCCGAAAGCATCGCCCTTGTTCGGAGGCCAGAGCACCACGTCTGCTCTCGGAGGTGCCGGCGCGGCAACCTCGTTGTTCGGAGCCAAACctgcgacggccgccgtcaccggacttggcggcgccggcccgacgtcgtcctTGTTCGGCAACGCGTCCACGGCCTTTGGCAGCAACTCGACCGGCCTGGCCGCGGCCGGTGCCGCTCCTCCTGCCAGCGCAGAGGCTCCCGCCAAACCGCTGTTCAGCTTCGGAAGtgcacccgccgccggcgacgcatCCAGCACCCAAAAAGCCGTTGGGCCGCCAAGCGGCATGACGAGCAACCTCTTCGGCGGCAGCCCCATGAAGCAGGACGAGCCGTCCCCCGCCAAGAAGCCTGCGATGGGAAGCGGCAGCGCAgggtcctcggcgccgctctTCAGCTTCTCGAGCTTGCAAGCGCCCGGTGCCGGTCCTGCGAGCACGCAAGGGCCGGCTGGAGCGacgcccgcgacggcgagcagcccTGCTCTCTCCGGCATGGCCTTTGGCGGTGCCGCGGGGTCCTCGTCGAACGCGGCTCCCGGCGGTTTCAACTTTAGctttggcggcggcagcgccggaGCGTCGTCTGGGGGGGCGACGTCGGCTTTCCACAATCCCTTTGCGAGCAACGCGGCCGGTGCGTCCGGGGCGTCGACCGGCGCACCCTTCAACTTtgccgcgtcctcgtccagccCTGCGCCGTTCAgcttcggcggcgcggcggcaaaccctccggcggcggcgccttcggccggcgccgtcttcggggccggcagctcgacggccgtcttcaccggggcgccgtcgtcgggcggcCCGCCGAGCTTCAACTTCGTGGGCGCCCCGTCACAGCCGCCCCAGGCCCCTGGCTCCGTTTTCGGCTCCAACCAGGCAGCACTCCAGCTTCCTGCGGGTGGATCGTCGACCACCGGGACCA ACTCGCCCTTGAACCTCGGAGGCGGCTCGAGCTTGGCCACTACACCCGCCGCTTTGACGCCGGAGCCGGCGGACGgggatggcgaggagggcgagaagCACGAGCAGATCAACCTCACGGATGGGCTGGACGCGGACGAAGAGGTGCTTCACGAGGTGCGAGCCAAGGTTCTCCAGTTTGTGCCGCCGAGCGACAAGTcggacaaggacgaggagtcggacaaggacaaggacaaggacaaggacaaggctAAGTCCAAGAGTCCCTGGTCCACCAAGGGGATCGGAAATCTGCGGTTGCTGAAGCACAAGGAGTCGGGCGTCGTCCGGCTGCTCCTCCGGACCGAGCCGCGGGGCCACGTCGCCTTCAACCGGGCGCTGCTGCCCAACAGGCCGTACAAGGCGGACGCTAAGTACGTGAAGCTCATGACGTCGAACGAGAAGGGCGACGGGCTGGAAACGTGGATGGTGCAAGTCAAGACGAACGAGCTCGCCAAGGAGCTCGCCAAGGCGTTGGAGGAGAACAAGGAGGCGAACAAGGAGGCGAACAAGTAG
- a CDS encoding MYG1 protein gives MAESAPKRLKTGSGPLIGTHNGHFHADEALAVHMLRMLPTYRDSPLVRTRDPKVLETCHTVVDVGGEYDAARNRFDHHQRGFATTFPGHATKLSSAGLVFLHFGRAIVAQRVGGGVAEDAAEVELLHGKLYESFVEALDAHDNGVSLYDPAAVAAAGLEKRFSQAGFTLGAVVGRLNANWNDAAPADAAEAQRVEDERFERASLRIGEEFERDLDYFAAAWLPARAIVREAFAKRRDHDADGRLLVLEGQSVPWKDHLYTLEDGHAGVLYVLYPESTKADAKWRIQCVPESKDSFVSRKPLPEAWRGFRDGELDAIAGLSGCVFVHAAGFIGGNLTFEGAKAMAVKALAT, from the coding sequence ATGGCAGAATCCGCTCCCAAACGGCTCAAGACGGGCTCGGGCCCCCTCATCGGCACCCACAACGGCCACTtccacgccgacgaggcgctcgCCGTCCACATGCTGCGCATGCTGCCGACCTACCGCGACTCGCCCCTCGTCCGGACCCGTGACCCCAAGGTGCTCGAGACGTGCcacaccgtcgtcgacgtcggcggcgagtaCGACGCGGCCCGGAACCGCTTCGACCACCACCAGCGCGGCTTCGCCACCACCTTCCCCGGCCACGCGACAAAGCTCTCgagcgccggcctcgtcttcctccacTTCGGccgcgccatcgtcgcccagcgcgtcggcggcggcgtcgccgaggacgcggccgaggtcgagctcCTCCACGGCAAGCTGTACGAGagcttcgtcgaggccctcgacgcccacgACAACGGCGTCTCCCTCTACgacccggccgccgtcgccgccgcggggcTCGAGAAGCGCTTCAGCCAGGCCGGCTtcaccctcggcgccgtcgtcggccgcctcaaCGCGAACTGGAACGACGCGGcgcccgccgacgcggccgaggcccagcgggtcgaggacgagcggtTCGAGCGCGCGAGCCTGCGCATCGGCGAGGAGTTTGAGCGCGACCTCGACtacttcgccgccgcctggctgcCGGCCCGCGCCATCGTCCGGGAGGCCTTTGCGAAGCGCCGCGatcacgacgccgacggccgcctcctcgtcctcgagggccAGTCGGTCCCCTGGAAGGACCACCTCTACAccctcgaggacggccacGCCGGCGTTCTCTACGTCCTCTACCCCGAGAGCACCAAGGCCGACGCCAAGTGGCGGATCCAGTGCGTGCCCGAGTCCAAGGATTCCTTCGTCAGCCGCAAGCCCCTGCCCGAGGCCTGGCGTGGCttccgcgacggcgagctcgacgccatcgccggcctgTCCGGCTGCGTCTTCGTccacgccgccggcttcaTCGGTGGAAACCTGACGTTTGAGGGGGCCAAGGCGATGGCGGTCAAGGCACTGGCGACGTag